The uncultured Bacteroides sp. DNA segment CAAATGATGTCTCGCTATGAGATTAACACCAATAATGATTACACCAACGCGCTGCACGAAGTGATGCAGCAAATAACTTTGGCAGGATTGTATCATAGTGGCTTCTTTGATAAAGCAGCTTTCTATGGTGGTACATGCCTTCGCATATTTCACGGTGTAGAGCGATTTTCGGAGGATATGGACTTTTCATTGCTTAAGTCCGATGAGACTTTTACACTTGAAGAGTATTTTGTTCCAATCATCAATGAGTTTAAAGCATTAGGAAGGGACGTTGCGATTAATCGAAAGATAAAAAAAGGTCTATCATCAAGCATTGAATCTGCTTTTCTAAAAGATGATACTGCAATTTATGACCTGCAATTTAAATCAGAGCATAATATTAAGATAAAAGTAGAAGTGGATATTAACCCACCGTTGGGATTCACGACTGAATCAAAACTGCTGCTACTCCCCTCCTCGTTTATGACACGCTGCTATACATTGCCCGATTTATATGCAGGCAAGATGCATGCTCTGTTATTCAGAAATTGGAAAAATAGAGTCAAAGGCCGTGATTGGTATGACTTTGAATGGTACGTACGCAATGGAGTCAAACTTGACTTTGTTCATCTGCAAGAACGCATTCGTGAATTCAATGGAACAGAAATGAATAAAGAACAATTCTTGGAAGCATTAAAAGAACGCTTGTCTTCAACTGATATAAAAAAGGTGAAACAAGATGTTCAGCCCTTTATTAAGCACCAAGAGGGCTTGGAAATATGGTCAAATGATTATTTTGTTCAGTTAGCAGATATGATTATCTTCTGAGGATTGGAATGGCTTCGAGCATTAGACTATTAGATAGAGATTATAAATATTAATACACAAGATTTTCTATGGAAAAAGGTGGAGTAATTTTTGATTTTAATGGAACATTATTCTGGGATTCAGAATATCAAGAATCTTCTTGGGATGAATATTTAGAAATACAAAACATTAAACTTACTAAGCTGCAGAAGAGAGAATACATCCATGGACGAAATGGGAAAGATACTTTCGAAATCTTATTTAATCGTAAGTTGAATGATTCGGAAGTAAATCAACTCATTGAAGAGAAAGAGGTCCTTTATAGAAAAGAATGTCTTAAACACGAAATGGAACTTGCCCCCGGAGCAAAATCTCTTTTAGAATATTTGAAAGCCGAAAAGATACCTATGGGAATAGCAACTGCTTCGGGAAAAACGAATATAGATTTTTTCATCGAGAAGTTTAACTTACTGTCTTATTTCAAACCAGAGCATATCATTTATGATGATGGTTCAATAAAGGGGAAACCTAATCCGGACTTATTTGAAAAAGCGATTCATCGATTAGGAGTGAAGAAGGAAAATTCAATTATTTTCGAGGATTCTTATTCAGGGATACAGGCGGCAATTAATTGCAAAGTGCCAACTGTTATTATTGTAAAATCCACTAACGAAAACTTCGAGTCGTTTCATCTACCAATAATAAAACACTTTGATGAGTTTGATAAAAATCTTCTAATTTAAAGAAATATCAAAATGGGAAATATTGAAACTGCACGGCTCTTACTGCGCTCCATTGAGGACTCGGATGCAGAAGACATTTATGAATATAGTCGTAATCCTAATGTTGGAATTACGGC contains these protein-coding regions:
- a CDS encoding nucleotidyl transferase AbiEii/AbiGii toxin family protein — protein: MMNLFDQMMSRYEINTNNDYTNALHEVMQQITLAGLYHSGFFDKAAFYGGTCLRIFHGVERFSEDMDFSLLKSDETFTLEEYFVPIINEFKALGRDVAINRKIKKGLSSSIESAFLKDDTAIYDLQFKSEHNIKIKVEVDINPPLGFTTESKLLLLPSSFMTRCYTLPDLYAGKMHALLFRNWKNRVKGRDWYDFEWYVRNGVKLDFVHLQERIREFNGTEMNKEQFLEALKERLSSTDIKKVKQDVQPFIKHQEGLEIWSNDYFVQLADMIIF
- a CDS encoding HAD family phosphatase; the encoded protein is MEKGGVIFDFNGTLFWDSEYQESSWDEYLEIQNIKLTKLQKREYIHGRNGKDTFEILFNRKLNDSEVNQLIEEKEVLYRKECLKHEMELAPGAKSLLEYLKAEKIPMGIATASGKTNIDFFIEKFNLLSYFKPEHIIYDDGSIKGKPNPDLFEKAIHRLGVKKENSIIFEDSYSGIQAAINCKVPTVIIVKSTNENFESFHLPIIKHFDEFDKNLLI